From the genome of Thermococcus sp. Bubb.Bath:
CTGCGTTTAAGGCGAGTAAGTTCGTCTGCTCCGCAATGTTGGTAATCACGTTCGTAATCTCCTCAATACTCCTGCTCATCTCAGAGACCTTCCTGACCGACTCCTCGATTTCGTTCATGGTTTGCTGGATGCTTTCGATTTGTTTGGCTGAGATTTCGCCTTTTTGTCTGCCTTCGCTGGCTATTGTGACGACTTCGTTTACTGCCGCCTCGAATTCGTCCATGGCTCTGACGCTTTCTGCGCTTGTTTCTGAGACGAAGCGCATTCCTTCGGTTATTTCGTTGATGTTTTCTTGCTGGCGTTGGGCTTCGATGCTTACTTGTTGTACTGCTTCGTTTACTTGGTTGATGGCTTCGGTGACGTCGGTTGTGATTTGGGTGAGGATGTTGGCTCTCTTGTCGAGTTCGTTGGTGACGTTGACTATTTCGCTGATTAGGCCTTTGAGTTTGTGGGTTGTGTCT
Proteins encoded in this window:
- a CDS encoding methyl-accepting chemotaxis protein; its protein translation is DTTHKLKGLISEIVNVTNELDKRANILTQITTDVTEAINQVNEAVQQVSIEAQRQQENINEITEGMRFVSETSAESVRAMDEFEAAVNEVVTIASEGRQKGEISAKQIESIQQTMNEIEESVRKVSEMSRSIEEITNVITNIAEQTNLLALNA